A DNA window from Actinokineospora baliensis contains the following coding sequences:
- a CDS encoding CHAT domain-containing protein yields MWRAGQVVIGVVVALGGVFDDLPGGGSAGWVLFVLYALVAGGAVPWGAVAFVVASAISREPSTLLFMYAAMVGFALAWVWRQDWTRHRWELFWYERRLRRGDHSRPGTAPEPSVLLVSRGYWLVVALPLASAVYAVLFADRSPSLLVGGAAGSAVAWGTMWRARPFSRYSRRSVLVTESQVHLLWVLMMVAGGAVLVRSAVPWAVILPVVIVAQAFLTWSLHRRGSGVTFAVTQSLGAVLSGQALFYAALAHPSPDEPVLISISALYALVGLAALAVQARNPWWAWRADAAVFLRNDRRARAAWLHEPDPAVPHAMAARARTALTEAGWSPSRQAVRAALTWLDAADRFTDPFPAARGDCLFTRGQVSEAQTHHNAALTHYRAAAAAFTEADLPALAALARLAEARLLPDPVRTRGSIAADETLPAAVRRLAGADLPDRLGPLPPVHPLPDPPWNPLPTNAPRDAPNRIAVPRTEEDSQAHRLITRGERRWRRGDHVRATADLRAAADLLADNAQLTPAVAVLLELGRAQAERDPRAAHDTFQTALAMRSQFADNLVDEPLRVQVNGWFEDPHSRLIALMTQHQDASWSDTAAFDLAERARSRLLLELLGDAAEPAVRGVPNALAKRERDQRARLRAAAARKPGDRTKHLALLRAARAELAQTWQAMAEHGGQAAEYAALRRGEPAGFAEITKGLHDATLAEYHVTADEVVLFVAGSGDRAPHVERIPMTRDELVEVVAEFGETADEIGAGDPDRWRIPLRPLVEPLVRRCAAGSVIWIVPHDLLHGLPLHAVEVDGQPLGARNPVCYTASATVMRYSQARRRPDAKGTVVLADSRADRPLPRSRTHARQLSARTSLVGQEATVPALVDAVGTGVSVLHIACHGEFDHEHPARSRVLLAAVGPDDGLLTAERILGMSLPADLVVLSACQSGMADRRPGDELFGLTRALVHAGAASVLVSLWSVDELPTTMLMAAFYRARDEGAGKAEALRIAQTSVREATAAEVVDHCERTGMPARDIADTRFRAGDFTRALREYTSLLATDDSADLRIAHAACELAAGVGAIPDYSRRIYARPAYWAAFVLIGDWR; encoded by the coding sequence GTGTGGCGGGCCGGGCAGGTGGTGATCGGGGTCGTCGTTGCTCTGGGTGGGGTGTTCGACGACCTGCCTGGGGGTGGGTCGGCGGGGTGGGTGCTGTTCGTGTTGTACGCCCTCGTCGCGGGTGGGGCGGTTCCCTGGGGCGCGGTGGCGTTCGTGGTGGCTTCGGCGATCAGCCGGGAGCCCTCGACGCTGTTGTTCATGTATGCGGCGATGGTGGGGTTCGCGCTGGCCTGGGTGTGGCGGCAGGACTGGACCCGGCACCGCTGGGAGCTGTTCTGGTACGAGCGGCGCCTCCGCCGCGGCGACCACAGCCGGCCCGGCACCGCACCTGAGCCGTCTGTGCTGCTGGTGTCCCGCGGCTACTGGCTGGTAGTGGCGTTGCCGTTGGCGAGCGCCGTGTACGCGGTCCTGTTCGCCGACCGGTCGCCGTCGCTGCTTGTCGGTGGGGCCGCCGGGTCGGCGGTGGCGTGGGGGACGATGTGGCGGGCGCGGCCGTTCAGCCGGTACTCGCGGCGGTCGGTGCTGGTCACCGAGTCGCAGGTGCACCTGTTGTGGGTGCTGATGATGGTGGCGGGCGGTGCCGTCCTCGTGCGGTCAGCCGTGCCGTGGGCGGTGATCCTGCCTGTCGTCATCGTCGCGCAGGCCTTCTTGACCTGGTCGCTGCACCGCCGCGGCAGCGGGGTCACGTTCGCGGTCACGCAGTCCCTCGGTGCCGTTCTCTCCGGGCAAGCGCTGTTCTACGCCGCACTAGCGCACCCATCCCCGGACGAACCCGTGCTGATCTCGATCAGCGCTCTCTACGCCCTGGTCGGGCTGGCCGCGTTGGCCGTGCAGGCGCGAAACCCCTGGTGGGCGTGGCGCGCGGACGCGGCTGTCTTCCTGCGCAACGACCGCCGTGCCCGCGCGGCCTGGCTGCACGAACCGGACCCGGCCGTGCCGCACGCAATGGCGGCGCGGGCCAGGACCGCGTTGACCGAAGCGGGCTGGTCACCGAGCCGTCAAGCCGTCCGTGCCGCCCTGACCTGGCTGGACGCCGCCGACCGGTTCACCGACCCCTTTCCGGCTGCCCGCGGCGACTGCTTGTTCACCCGCGGCCAAGTCAGCGAAGCCCAGACCCACCACAACGCCGCGCTGACCCACTACCGGGCCGCCGCGGCCGCGTTCACCGAAGCCGACCTGCCCGCCTTGGCCGCGCTCGCCCGGCTGGCCGAAGCCAGGCTCTTGCCCGACCCGGTCCGAACCCGCGGCTCGATCGCCGCCGACGAAACCTTGCCCGCCGCCGTGCGCAGGTTGGCGGGCGCGGATCTACCCGACCGCTTGGGCCCGTTGCCGCCGGTGCACCCGCTGCCCGACCCACCCTGGAACCCGCTACCCACCAATGCTCCCCGCGACGCGCCGAACCGGATCGCCGTGCCGCGCACCGAGGAGGACAGCCAAGCGCACCGGCTGATCACCCGTGGCGAGCGGCGTTGGCGGCGTGGCGACCACGTCAGGGCCACCGCGGACTTGAGGGCCGCCGCAGACCTGCTCGCGGACAACGCACAGCTGACACCGGCGGTCGCTGTGCTGCTCGAACTCGGCCGCGCGCAAGCCGAACGCGATCCGCGCGCCGCGCACGACACCTTCCAGACAGCGCTGGCGATGCGGTCCCAGTTCGCCGACAACCTGGTCGACGAGCCGCTGCGGGTCCAGGTCAACGGGTGGTTCGAGGACCCGCACAGCCGCCTCATCGCGTTGATGACCCAGCACCAGGACGCGAGCTGGTCGGACACGGCCGCGTTCGACCTCGCTGAACGGGCCCGATCCCGGCTGCTGCTCGAACTGCTCGGTGACGCCGCCGAGCCCGCGGTGCGCGGTGTGCCGAACGCGCTCGCCAAGCGGGAACGCGACCAGCGTGCGCGCCTCAGAGCCGCCGCCGCGCGGAAACCGGGGGATCGGACCAAGCACCTGGCTCTGCTGCGCGCCGCCCGCGCCGAGCTGGCCCAGACGTGGCAGGCCATGGCCGAGCACGGCGGCCAAGCGGCGGAGTACGCGGCGCTGCGCCGGGGTGAGCCCGCGGGGTTCGCCGAGATCACGAAGGGGCTGCACGACGCGACCCTCGCGGAGTACCACGTCACCGCCGACGAGGTGGTGCTGTTCGTGGCCGGGTCCGGGGACCGGGCGCCGCACGTGGAGCGGATCCCGATGACGCGCGACGAACTGGTCGAGGTGGTCGCGGAGTTCGGCGAGACGGCGGACGAGATCGGCGCGGGCGATCCGGACCGGTGGCGGATCCCATTGCGCCCCTTGGTCGAGCCGCTGGTCCGGCGGTGCGCGGCCGGGTCGGTGATCTGGATCGTGCCGCACGACCTGCTGCACGGCTTGCCGTTGCACGCCGTCGAGGTCGACGGTCAGCCGCTGGGCGCGCGCAACCCGGTCTGCTACACCGCCAGCGCCACCGTGATGCGCTACAGCCAAGCGCGCCGCCGCCCCGACGCGAAGGGGACCGTGGTGCTGGCAGACTCCCGCGCTGACCGACCGCTGCCGCGCTCTCGCACGCACGCCCGGCAACTCAGCGCCCGTACGAGCTTGGTCGGCCAGGAGGCGACCGTGCCCGCCCTGGTCGATGCCGTGGGCACAGGTGTGTCCGTCCTGCACATCGCCTGCCACGGCGAGTTCGACCACGAGCACCCAGCGCGGTCGCGGGTACTGCTCGCCGCGGTGGGCCCGGACGACGGGCTGCTCACCGCCGAGCGGATCCTGGGCATGTCGTTGCCCGCCGACCTGGTCGTGCTGAGCGCCTGCCAGAGCGGGATGGCCGATCGCAGGCCGGGGGACGAGCTGTTCGGGCTGACCAGGGCGCTGGTGCACGCGGGCGCGGCGAGCGTGCTGGTCAGCCTGTGGTCGGTCGACGAGTTGCCGACGACGATGCTGATGGCCGCGTTCTACCGGGCCAGGGACGAGGGCGCGGGCAAGGCGGAGGCGTTGCGGATCGCGCAGACGTCGGTCCGGGAGGCGACCGCGGCCGAAGTGGTCGACCACTGCGAGCGCACCGGGATGCCCGCGCGCGACATCGCCGACACCCGGTTCCGCGCCGGTGACTTCACCCGCGCGCTGCGCGAGTACACCTCGTTGCTGGCCACCGACGACAGCGCTGACCTGCGGATCGCGCACGCGGCCTGCGAACTCGCGGCGGGAGTGGGCGCGATACCGGACTATTCCAGGAGAATCTACGCGCGACCGGCGTACTGGGCCGCGTTCGTGCTGATCGGAGACTGGCGATGA
- a CDS encoding peroxiredoxin encodes MALQLGDTAPDFQADTTAGPIQFREWKKGSWAVLFSHPADFTPVCTTELGRVAQLRDEWAARGTKTIALSVDSVADHEKWVPDINEVSDTTVEYPIIADPDKSVAQLYGMIHPNEGDTSSVRVVYIIDPADKVRLTLTYPKSVGRNFDEILRALDALQLTDRVAVSTPVDWRAGDRVIVPPTVSTEDARGKFGEVDEVRPYLRFVQVPQG; translated from the coding sequence GTGGCTTTGCAACTGGGCGACACGGCGCCGGACTTCCAGGCCGACACCACGGCCGGACCCATCCAGTTCCGGGAGTGGAAGAAGGGCTCCTGGGCGGTGCTGTTCAGCCACCCCGCCGACTTCACCCCGGTCTGCACGACCGAGCTGGGCCGGGTGGCCCAACTGCGCGACGAGTGGGCCGCCCGCGGCACCAAGACCATCGCGCTGTCGGTCGACTCCGTCGCCGACCACGAGAAGTGGGTCCCCGACATCAACGAGGTCAGCGACACCACCGTCGAGTACCCGATCATCGCCGACCCGGACAAGTCGGTCGCCCAGCTCTACGGGATGATCCACCCCAACGAGGGCGACACCTCGTCGGTCCGCGTGGTCTACATCATCGACCCCGCCGACAAGGTCCGCCTGACCCTCACCTACCCCAAGAGCGTCGGCCGCAACTTCGACGAGATCCTGCGCGCCCTCGACGCCCTCCAGCTCACCGACCGCGTCGCGGTGTCGACGCCGGTCGACTGGCGCGCTGGTGACCGGGTCATCGTGCCGCCGACCGTGTCCACTGAGGACGCTCGGGGCAAGTTCGGTGAGGTGGACGAGGTTCGGCCGTACCTGCGGTTCGTGCAGGTTCCGCAGGGCTGA
- a CDS encoding EndoU domain-containing protein — MQQQSRRRVPLAVAALAVVAAVLVAVFAGPGEVAGRPTEVAAADLGATALSRLAELGDLRLRGTLETDGGIGLGIDVVALRGGETTATVTDGAGGAATFVAVADQVVVNANAAWWLNTVPVYAHQIAGKWVKASEDMGFPIGMLTALSGKRLHDMFTGDDWTAEPTVYVDGTSAMALSPRGSPWTVYLATEGGTRLLGVSGPLAATGDKLRGAAQASNFPYALVSTSGVDDPCRESTGRALADAKQQAVTAPAPPPMPQPNHGPDISVTVLPTGTCMTPMCPTPVEVRNSGDETATGMLSVMSTSGGGGVLPISVGPQQSTQQVFQVLNPASSCTQTCTRPYTITAFAQVTAIAGPDLDTGKRLHDRGVDPNRPVPAKPEVAGPDVNSVIDRLSTPGPAVAGYAKQDDPLLDDVIGIVQKSGDARLLSLLTVLAKHPAIAVDAGAPSPAVALARTAVKGKGPERLAARQALSLLSQLAQEAGRTPNSLRVDKGLLVDAQAKRVYSIASVTNPENRDQRVYDAVDKGVKAFAGIDTASYAKVLVLDFGDSFPAYGQVQRNTLVDQLSLHTAGGKRLVDLLRDATGEPAITELLVANRLTREHVPGGRYVFGADDVRALVHQRPATAPTRKPTSRDLVYTTPNFEHMLHGDPYDPANPGKQDRGGHVSGAGGPGKTEFPKAWTPDDIKEAIAQVVDQGNTVDKQLQPTNDPRSDRNHMNAQVWSWRYLGQATVKGITVELDLYVYHDGVFRNGYPSDRGAGPNKIVDREQVHVSKTETLDDRTILRNPPSPANPQLNGARTFPPRYNRTADSWEYPAVGRDGGPALDQSGNPVVYSTDSAGVPLSGSPVPVAGCWP; from the coding sequence ATGCAGCAGCAATCGCGGCGGCGCGTGCCGCTGGCGGTCGCCGCACTGGCGGTGGTGGCCGCCGTGCTCGTCGCGGTGTTCGCCGGGCCGGGCGAGGTCGCGGGTCGGCCGACCGAGGTGGCCGCCGCCGATCTCGGGGCGACGGCGCTCAGTCGGCTCGCCGAGCTCGGCGACCTGCGGCTGCGCGGCACCCTGGAGACCGACGGCGGCATCGGGCTCGGCATCGACGTCGTCGCGTTGCGCGGCGGCGAGACCACCGCGACGGTCACCGACGGCGCGGGCGGGGCCGCGACTTTCGTCGCCGTGGCCGATCAGGTCGTGGTCAACGCCAACGCCGCGTGGTGGCTCAACACCGTGCCCGTCTACGCCCACCAGATCGCGGGCAAGTGGGTCAAGGCGTCCGAGGACATGGGCTTCCCGATCGGGATGCTGACGGCGCTGTCGGGCAAGCGGTTGCACGACATGTTCACCGGCGACGACTGGACCGCCGAGCCGACGGTGTACGTCGACGGCACCTCGGCGATGGCGCTGTCGCCGCGGGGGTCGCCGTGGACGGTGTACCTGGCCACCGAGGGCGGCACGCGGCTGCTGGGTGTCAGCGGACCGCTGGCGGCCACCGGCGACAAGCTCCGCGGCGCCGCGCAGGCGTCGAACTTCCCGTACGCGTTGGTCAGCACCAGCGGCGTCGACGACCCGTGCCGGGAGAGCACGGGCCGCGCGCTCGCCGATGCCAAGCAACAGGCCGTGACCGCTCCGGCGCCGCCGCCGATGCCCCAGCCCAACCACGGGCCGGACATCTCCGTGACCGTCCTGCCCACCGGCACGTGCATGACGCCGATGTGCCCCACGCCGGTCGAGGTCCGCAACTCCGGCGACGAGACCGCCACCGGCATGCTCTCGGTGATGTCCACCAGCGGCGGCGGGGGAGTGCTGCCGATCTCCGTTGGCCCCCAGCAGAGCACCCAGCAGGTGTTCCAGGTGCTCAACCCGGCCTCGAGTTGCACCCAGACCTGCACCAGGCCGTACACGATCACCGCGTTCGCGCAGGTCACCGCCATCGCGGGCCCGGACTTGGACACCGGAAAGCGGCTGCACGACCGCGGTGTCGACCCGAACCGGCCGGTGCCCGCCAAGCCGGAGGTCGCCGGGCCGGACGTCAACTCCGTGATCGACAGGCTCTCCACGCCGGGGCCCGCGGTCGCCGGGTACGCCAAGCAGGACGATCCGCTGCTCGACGACGTCATCGGCATCGTGCAGAAGTCCGGCGACGCGCGGCTGCTGAGCCTGCTCACCGTGCTGGCCAAGCACCCGGCGATCGCTGTGGACGCCGGTGCGCCCAGCCCGGCGGTCGCGCTCGCGAGGACGGCGGTGAAGGGCAAGGGGCCGGAGCGGTTGGCCGCCAGGCAGGCGTTGTCACTGCTGTCGCAGTTGGCCCAGGAGGCGGGGCGGACGCCGAACTCGCTGCGGGTGGACAAGGGGCTGCTGGTCGACGCGCAGGCCAAGCGGGTGTACTCGATCGCCTCGGTCACCAACCCGGAGAACCGGGACCAGCGGGTGTACGACGCGGTCGACAAGGGCGTCAAGGCGTTCGCGGGCATCGATACCGCCAGCTACGCCAAGGTTCTCGTCCTCGACTTCGGCGACTCCTTCCCCGCCTACGGCCAGGTCCAGCGCAACACGCTGGTCGACCAGCTCAGCCTGCACACCGCGGGCGGCAAGCGACTCGTCGACCTGCTCCGGGACGCCACCGGGGAACCGGCGATAACCGAGCTGCTGGTCGCCAACCGGCTCACCCGCGAGCACGTCCCCGGCGGCAGGTACGTCTTCGGCGCCGACGACGTGCGCGCCCTCGTGCACCAACGGCCCGCCACGGCGCCGACGAGAAAACCCACCAGCAGGGACCTCGTCTACACCACGCCCAACTTCGAGCACATGCTCCACGGCGATCCGTACGACCCGGCCAACCCCGGCAAGCAGGACCGCGGCGGGCACGTCTCCGGCGCGGGTGGGCCGGGCAAGACCGAGTTCCCCAAAGCATGGACGCCCGACGACATCAAGGAAGCCATCGCGCAGGTCGTCGACCAGGGCAACACCGTGGACAAGCAACTCCAGCCCACGAACGACCCGCGCAGCGACCGCAACCACATGAACGCCCAGGTGTGGTCGTGGCGCTACCTGGGGCAGGCGACGGTCAAGGGGATCACGGTCGAACTGGACCTCTACGTCTACCACGACGGTGTGTTCCGCAACGGCTACCCGTCGGACCGCGGCGCCGGGCCCAACAAGATCGTCGATCGCGAGCAGGTCCACGTCAGCAAGACCGAGACCCTCGACGATCGAACCATCCTCAGGAACCCGCCGAGCCCCGCGAACCCCCAGCTCAACGGTGCGCGGACGTTCCCGCCGCGCTACAACCGGACCGCCGACTCCTGGGAGTACCCGGCGGTGGGGCGCGACGGTGGGCCCGCGCTGGACCAGTCGGGCAACCCGGTCGTCTACTCCACCGACTCCGCCGGGGTCCCGTTGTCCGGCTCGCCCGTCCCGGTGGCAGGGTGTTGGCCGTGA
- a CDS encoding signal peptidase I, with translation MNAKNAARLLGYVPTVAAFLAQAVLSTLVWLLAWCVLPYVVSWHSYVVLSGSMAPSIQAGDVVVVGSLLTDHPAAGAVIAFDDPAHDNRVLMHRIIKLNDDATFTTKGDANPNADSTPVTEDDVLGQGRLRVPWVGLPAYWAQTKNWVALGASLVALGGLVVLAWERRSRGQPPPADTPPTTGRHRKQPSDVTRRRADRRVSATVALGVVLAIVLESGGFAKFISTTTTSGNAIGSAATFPTYSASVTGDSPLFYHRQDEAQSSSATSTAADSSGNNRPGQYNAATNGPYTYWRFDDASGIAASDSSGGANQGTLVNGPTWSTGLTGSAVTFDGVNDRVIGAGPSTYTDTSFTVSLWARTSSASSTAVALSQGGNTHNAWYIYTQSGKWRFGLPRSDVANPTEDYVVSSTSVAANTWTHIVGVYDDPNNVFRIYVNGSLEASGPRSDSYEWRGNGALAAGATLINGSWLYHWAGSIDDVRVYSRVLGASEISGIMGAATAPNAQYAFEQSGSVLTDSGPNGYNGTISGAAWNTNGHTGRSLTFDGVDDYVSTSYFSLRTDTSFTASAWMYISSSGGVDRTILSKDSVNNSSFSLTYIASTGKFAFIMPASDTSSSATVSATTSNPAVANAWMNVLGVWDAAAGQMRIYLNGTLESTVSRSGGWNGVGSISIGRGQRNGSYVDYWPGRIDDVAVYNRVFSSADVEEAYTRPTLDWQFNDNIATTASDSSGNGNSGTLNAVQWTDSGYEGTAGLYNGSSSWTVSQSPAIRTDATFTVSAWVYMTTPSQDRAVVSQQGTIGSAFMLGADIASVKWVFRMPRTDGNSPTYDTVYSSADATQNRWYHLVGVFFAGSQLMRFYVDGVLQGSVSHPGAWNATNALQVGRALRSGSQMDYFDGVIDKVRTIQAGLSTAQVQNLYSAGAPAPAALPVAGALSPMNSAQPGALQGAQQGQSSSTATGFNGTTNATNLTSFANPTNFTIEAWFKVSGNWGGLIGGFFDTVSVSSTARDRVVYLDNAGRVTFAVNPAGGIKSVNSVASYNDGTWHHVAASLGSAGMKLYVDGVLVAQDAATTTAQNYTGYWRWGGGILTNYPNRPISDYIVGTLDEYAVYGSQLSDAQIRRHYHANH, from the coding sequence GTGAACGCCAAGAACGCCGCTCGACTGTTGGGCTATGTGCCCACAGTGGCGGCGTTCTTGGCGCAAGCGGTGTTGTCGACGTTGGTGTGGCTGCTTGCTTGGTGCGTGCTGCCTTACGTCGTGTCCTGGCACTCTTACGTGGTGTTGTCGGGCTCGATGGCACCCTCTATCCAGGCCGGAGATGTCGTTGTCGTCGGGTCGCTGCTCACTGACCACCCGGCTGCCGGTGCCGTCATCGCCTTCGACGACCCCGCGCACGACAACCGGGTCTTGATGCACCGCATCATCAAGCTCAACGACGATGCCACCTTCACGACCAAGGGTGACGCCAACCCGAACGCCGACAGCACCCCCGTGACCGAGGACGACGTCCTCGGTCAAGGCAGACTGCGTGTGCCGTGGGTCGGGTTGCCCGCCTACTGGGCGCAGACCAAGAACTGGGTCGCGCTCGGCGCGAGCCTTGTCGCCCTGGGTGGGCTCGTCGTACTTGCTTGGGAACGCCGTAGTCGTGGGCAACCGCCCCCGGCAGATACACCGCCCACCACGGGCAGGCATCGCAAGCAACCGTCCGACGTCACCCGACGCCGGGCGGATAGGCGCGTTTCGGCTACTGTGGCGCTTGGCGTCGTATTGGCCATCGTGCTGGAAAGCGGTGGCTTCGCCAAGTTCATCTCAACGACTACGACGTCCGGCAACGCCATTGGCAGCGCGGCGACGTTCCCGACGTACTCGGCCTCGGTCACCGGTGACAGCCCGCTGTTCTACCACCGGCAGGACGAGGCGCAGTCGTCGTCGGCCACCAGCACCGCGGCGGACTCCTCGGGCAACAACCGCCCCGGTCAGTACAACGCGGCCACCAACGGTCCTTACACCTACTGGCGTTTCGACGACGCCAGCGGTATAGCGGCGTCGGACAGTTCCGGCGGCGCCAACCAGGGCACCCTGGTCAACGGCCCTACGTGGTCGACCGGGCTCACCGGGTCCGCGGTGACCTTCGACGGCGTCAACGACCGCGTCATCGGCGCGGGCCCCTCCACCTACACGGACACCAGCTTCACCGTGTCGTTGTGGGCCAGGACCAGCTCCGCCTCGTCGACCGCTGTAGCGCTGTCACAGGGCGGCAACACCCACAACGCCTGGTACATCTACACCCAGAGCGGGAAGTGGCGTTTCGGCCTCCCCCGAAGCGATGTCGCCAACCCGACCGAGGACTACGTGGTGTCGTCGACCTCGGTCGCTGCGAACACTTGGACGCACATCGTCGGCGTGTACGACGACCCCAACAACGTTTTCCGCATCTATGTCAACGGTTCGTTGGAAGCCAGCGGCCCTCGCTCGGACTCTTACGAGTGGCGAGGCAACGGCGCGTTGGCGGCGGGCGCCACACTCATCAACGGCTCTTGGCTTTACCACTGGGCGGGGTCTATAGACGACGTGCGCGTGTACTCGCGCGTGTTGGGGGCTAGCGAGATCTCCGGCATCATGGGCGCTGCCACGGCGCCCAACGCGCAGTACGCCTTCGAGCAGAGCGGATCGGTGCTGACCGATTCCGGCCCCAACGGCTACAACGGCACGATCAGCGGTGCCGCGTGGAACACCAATGGCCACACCGGCCGGTCGTTGACCTTCGACGGCGTGGACGACTACGTCTCCACGTCGTACTTCTCGCTGCGCACCGACACCAGCTTCACGGCGTCGGCCTGGATGTACATCAGCAGTTCGGGTGGTGTCGACAGGACCATTCTGTCCAAGGACAGCGTCAACAACAGCAGCTTCTCGTTGACGTACATAGCGTCGACGGGCAAGTTCGCGTTCATCATGCCCGCGTCGGACACATCCAGTTCGGCCACTGTCTCCGCGACGACGTCCAACCCGGCGGTGGCCAACGCGTGGATGAACGTTCTCGGTGTGTGGGACGCGGCAGCGGGGCAGATGCGCATCTACCTCAACGGCACGTTGGAGTCCACAGTCAGCCGGTCCGGTGGGTGGAACGGCGTTGGGTCCATCTCAATCGGCCGTGGCCAGCGCAACGGCTCTTACGTCGACTACTGGCCTGGCCGCATCGACGACGTTGCCGTCTATAACCGTGTGTTCAGCTCGGCGGACGTCGAGGAGGCGTACACGCGCCCTACGCTCGACTGGCAGTTCAACGACAACATCGCGACGACGGCGTCCGACTCCTCGGGCAACGGGAACAGCGGCACGCTCAACGCTGTGCAGTGGACCGATTCCGGCTACGAGGGCACAGCGGGCCTCTATAACGGGTCGAGCAGTTGGACCGTCAGCCAGTCACCCGCGATCCGCACCGACGCCACCTTCACCGTGTCCGCGTGGGTCTACATGACGACGCCATCGCAAGACCGTGCGGTGGTGTCCCAGCAGGGCACTATAGGCAGCGCCTTCATGCTCGGGGCTGACATCGCTTCGGTGAAGTGGGTCTTCCGCATGCCCCGCACCGACGGCAACTCGCCGACCTACGACACGGTCTATAGCTCCGCGGACGCTACCCAGAACCGCTGGTACCACCTAGTCGGCGTGTTCTTCGCGGGCTCACAGCTCATGCGGTTCTATGTCGATGGCGTCCTACAAGGCAGTGTCTCGCACCCCGGAGCCTGGAACGCGACCAACGCGCTGCAGGTCGGTCGCGCGCTGCGCAGCGGCTCGCAGATGGACTACTTCGACGGCGTCATCGACAAGGTCCGCACCATCCAGGCAGGCCTCTCGACCGCTCAGGTCCAGAACCTCTACAGCGCGGGCGCTCCCGCTCCCGCCGCGCTGCCCGTCGCGGGTGCCCTGTCGCCCATGAACTCGGCTCAACCCGGCGCACTGCAAGGCGCGCAACAGGGGCAGAGTTCCAGCACGGCGACCGGGTTCAACGGAACGACCAACGCCACCAACCTGACCAGCTTCGCGAACCCGACGAACTTCACCATCGAGGCGTGGTTCAAGGTGAGCGGCAACTGGGGCGGGCTGATCGGTGGCTTCTTCGACACTGTGAGCGTCAGCAGCACCGCCCGCGACAGGGTCGTGTACTTAGACAACGCCGGGCGGGTGACGTTCGCGGTCAACCCGGCTGGTGGGATCAAATCGGTTAACTCGGTGGCGTCGTACAACGACGGCACATGGCACCATGTGGCGGCCAGTCTCGGCTCTGCCGGGATGAAGCTCTATGTCGACGGGGTTCTCGTCGCACAGGACGCGGCGACCACAACGGCGCAGAACTACACCGGGTACTGGCGGTGGGGCGGCGGCATCCTCACCAACTACCCGAACCGACCGATCAGCGACTACATCGTGGGGACCCTCGACGAGTACGCGGTCTACGGGTCGCAGCTCAGCGACGCCCAGATCCGGCGCCACTACCACGCGAACCACTGA
- a CDS encoding CalY family protein, which translates to MQVKKNRSGLKAAAVVATGLVASALVIWFSSYAAFSASTTNSGNSFNSGSVSISDDDSNGVLFNVSGLKPGDTGSRCIEVTFTGNVASSVKLYTTAASYTGTLGPYLDFVVRQGTGGTYADCTGFVADGGGPLHNGTLATFASGYTNFGNGIGSWTPSTNGTKKTFQFTYTLQDNNSAQNKSAGIGFTWEAQSS; encoded by the coding sequence ATGCAGGTCAAGAAGAACAGGTCCGGGCTCAAGGCCGCGGCGGTGGTGGCGACCGGCTTGGTCGCCAGCGCTCTGGTCATCTGGTTCAGCAGCTACGCGGCGTTCTCCGCCAGTACCACCAACAGCGGCAACTCGTTCAACTCGGGTTCGGTGTCCATCTCCGACGACGACTCCAACGGTGTGCTGTTCAACGTGTCCGGCCTCAAGCCGGGTGACACGGGTTCGCGGTGCATCGAGGTGACCTTCACCGGCAACGTGGCGTCGTCGGTCAAGCTCTACACGACCGCCGCCTCGTACACCGGCACCCTCGGCCCGTACCTGGACTTCGTGGTCCGCCAGGGCACCGGTGGCACCTACGCCGACTGCACCGGCTTCGTCGCCGACGGCGGTGGCCCCCTGCACAACGGCACCCTGGCGACCTTCGCCTCGGGCTACACGAACTTCGGCAACGGCATCGGCAGTTGGACGCCGTCGACCAACGGCACCAAGAAGACGTTCCAGTTCACCTACACGCTGCAGGACAACAACAGCGCGCAGAACAAGAGCGCCGGTATCGGCTTCACCTGGGAAGCCCAGAGCTCGTAA